The Paenibacillus sp. YPG26 genome includes a window with the following:
- a CDS encoding VOC family protein yields MSLKFTPFIMLDGHANEAIGFYEKALGAQVVFKQTYGESPEAGGTPLSEEAKNRIAHSVLVVGDSELYVSDFEPGQHFERGDQVNICITVKEEAEAERIYEALRADGKVLLPLQPIYFSPAYGMVTDRFGVTFQVFTERN; encoded by the coding sequence ATGAGCTTGAAATTCACCCCATTTATCATGCTTGACGGTCATGCCAATGAAGCCATCGGATTCTATGAGAAAGCCCTAGGTGCGCAGGTGGTGTTCAAACAAACTTACGGAGAATCTCCGGAGGCAGGCGGCACACCTCTGTCCGAAGAAGCGAAGAACAGAATTGCCCATTCCGTACTGGTAGTCGGTGACTCCGAGCTGTATGTCAGCGACTTCGAGCCAGGTCAGCACTTCGAGCGTGGGGATCAGGTCAACATCTGCATTACTGTCAAGGAAGAAGCCGAAGCAGAGCGGATATATGAAGCGTTACGAGCAGATGGAAAGGTTCTCTTGCCCCTGCAGCCAATCTATTTCAGCCCGGCCTACGGCATGGTAACAGATCGGTTCGGGGTTACCTTCCAGGTCTTCACAGAAAGAAACTGA
- a CDS encoding crosslink repair DNA glycosylase YcaQ family protein, producing the protein MRNIAIYISTTKPEAGANMIHLTNRQARQFLLLKHGLVGEYKFSGKQGVLDFVRQVGCLQYDPIDVCGKNAELVLQSRIKGFTKGMLAQLLYEDRRLVDYPDKNLAIILAEDWPYFERYRQAARQHAERYPEMEALSAEVRAHIQTHGALSSDDLKLEGDFSWRSAIHWSGGNNSARSVLEQMYSTGELIIHHKKGTRKYYDAANKYIQPHLLNAPEPLQDELEHYKWRVLRRIGSVGLLWNRASDAWLNIWGLKSAQRNEVFRQLVDEARIAAVTVEQMKDKLYCLAEDLPLIEAVLQNNQDPSPRCELIAPLDNLLWDRKLISELFGFEYTWEIYTPAVKRKFGYYVLPLLYGESIIGRAEITVERKSGTLVVKNIWYETGVKPTTQLRTALNGCIQRFALFNGCETISAETAI; encoded by the coding sequence ATGAGAAATATTGCCATCTATATCTCCACTACTAAACCAGAAGCAGGTGCGAACATGATCCATTTAACCAACCGTCAGGCCCGGCAATTTCTGTTGTTGAAGCATGGGCTTGTGGGTGAATATAAATTTAGTGGGAAGCAGGGCGTGCTGGACTTTGTTCGGCAGGTCGGCTGCCTTCAGTACGATCCCATTGATGTATGCGGCAAGAACGCCGAGTTGGTACTGCAGTCGCGAATCAAGGGATTTACCAAGGGAATGCTCGCCCAGCTGTTATATGAGGATCGAAGGCTTGTCGATTATCCCGACAAGAACCTGGCCATTATTTTGGCCGAGGACTGGCCGTATTTTGAGCGGTACAGGCAAGCCGCCCGGCAGCATGCCGAACGCTATCCCGAGATGGAAGCATTGTCAGCAGAAGTACGGGCTCATATCCAAACTCACGGTGCGCTAAGCTCGGATGATTTGAAATTGGAAGGGGATTTCTCTTGGCGATCGGCCATCCATTGGAGTGGTGGGAACAATTCAGCCCGGTCGGTGCTTGAACAGATGTATTCGACGGGGGAGTTGATTATCCACCATAAGAAAGGAACGCGTAAATACTACGATGCAGCCAACAAGTACATACAGCCACACCTGCTGAATGCGCCAGAGCCGCTGCAGGATGAGCTGGAGCATTATAAATGGCGGGTACTGCGCCGAATCGGTTCGGTGGGCCTTCTATGGAATCGTGCGTCAGATGCCTGGCTGAATATATGGGGGTTGAAATCAGCACAGCGCAACGAAGTGTTCCGCCAGTTAGTGGATGAAGCCCGCATTGCTGCCGTTACCGTGGAACAAATGAAGGATAAGCTGTACTGCCTCGCTGAGGATCTACCGCTAATTGAAGCCGTCTTGCAAAATAATCAGGATCCCAGCCCGCGTTGCGAGCTTATTGCCCCTCTGGACAATCTCCTATGGGACCGAAAGCTTATCAGCGAATTGTTCGGCTTCGAATATACCTGGGAGATCTACACGCCTGCAGTCAAGCGGAAGTTCGGCTATTATGTGCTGCCTCTACTCTATGGAGAGAGCATCATTGGACGAGCCGAGATCACTGTGGAGCGAAAATCAGGAACGCTCGTTGTGAAGAACATTTGGTACGAGACCGGGGTGAAACCAACAACGCAATTGCGAACAGCCCTGAACGGTTGTATCCAGAGATTTGCGCTGTTCAACGGGTGTGAGACGATATCGGCAGAGACTGCCATTTGA
- a CDS encoding thiamine pyrophosphate-binding protein, with the protein MKKVSEILAVHFKKWGINHVFGIPGKAVTPLILDLNHQGIEFVLSKHESGAGFEAAGYALMNNKLAVAIGTSGPGGTNLLTAAGQAKASHLPVLFITGHPSIQDSGKALGQDSTMFGTDLVKMFEPVTKFSARVERADTFKSYFQHAIEKAYSGVKGPVHLSIAADVLAEPIAEFEMELPEELHPVAPNLDLCIDLINRPGKKVIWAGKGVHSSRAYRELKRFAETFGIPVMTTPGGKGVFESHHNLSLGAYGLGGTEEASAYVEGGLDLMIVMGTKLSDMSLAGLNASNYPHNVIQFDYDHTFTGKSIQVNTLPIIGDIKTNLNALFEKLHTKEVTRSPFNIEDYRVTEPAGESHANRNTSPMSAVEAVKVMNTAFDEDTLLFGDDGSHTFYAIKHFDIKMPGTFYFDDVFGTMGHAIGYSIGAKLAAPEAKVVCLTGDGCTFMHGTEISTAVNYGANVIFIIFNNGKIDMVDTGMSMNLGKAVGTVYSTMLDAQKFGESMGALAFKCYTAQELADSIEKAKLANTTVVIEAMIDPFEIPPTTKRG; encoded by the coding sequence ATGAAGAAGGTTTCTGAAATACTGGCAGTACATTTTAAGAAATGGGGCATCAACCACGTATTTGGCATCCCGGGTAAAGCGGTGACTCCGCTCATTCTGGATCTCAACCATCAGGGCATCGAATTCGTCCTGTCCAAGCATGAGTCGGGGGCCGGATTCGAAGCGGCTGGTTATGCATTGATGAATAATAAGCTGGCCGTTGCCATCGGAACATCGGGTCCGGGTGGTACGAATCTCTTAACCGCTGCTGGTCAAGCCAAGGCTTCTCATCTTCCCGTTCTATTTATTACCGGGCATCCTTCGATCCAGGATTCAGGCAAGGCCTTAGGTCAAGACTCCACGATGTTCGGAACAGACCTTGTCAAAATGTTCGAGCCTGTTACGAAGTTCAGTGCCAGAGTGGAAAGAGCGGATACGTTCAAGTCTTACTTTCAGCATGCCATAGAGAAAGCCTATTCAGGAGTGAAGGGTCCGGTTCATCTATCGATTGCTGCAGACGTATTAGCCGAGCCTATTGCTGAGTTCGAGATGGAGCTGCCGGAGGAGCTCCACCCTGTTGCTCCGAATTTGGATCTATGTATAGACTTAATCAACCGCCCTGGCAAGAAGGTAATTTGGGCAGGCAAAGGCGTGCATTCGAGCAGAGCCTATCGGGAATTGAAAAGATTCGCCGAGACATTCGGTATTCCCGTCATGACCACGCCAGGAGGTAAAGGTGTATTTGAGAGTCATCACAATCTGTCCTTAGGCGCTTACGGACTTGGAGGGACCGAGGAAGCTAGTGCCTACGTGGAAGGCGGCCTGGATCTGATGATCGTCATGGGAACCAAGCTGTCCGATATGTCCCTAGCGGGTCTCAACGCTTCCAATTATCCGCACAACGTCATTCAATTTGATTATGACCACACTTTCACAGGTAAATCCATTCAAGTAAATACATTACCCATTATTGGCGACATTAAAACAAACCTGAATGCGTTATTTGAGAAACTTCATACCAAAGAAGTGACTAGATCGCCATTTAATATAGAGGATTACAGAGTGACAGAGCCTGCCGGGGAGAGCCATGCCAATCGGAACACATCTCCGATGTCCGCAGTTGAAGCTGTCAAAGTCATGAACACCGCCTTCGATGAGGACACACTCCTTTTTGGTGATGATGGGAGTCATACGTTCTATGCTATCAAGCATTTTGACATTAAGATGCCCGGCACTTTTTACTTTGACGATGTATTCGGTACCATGGGCCATGCTATAGGGTATTCGATTGGGGCCAAGCTTGCAGCTCCCGAGGCTAAGGTCGTCTGCTTGACGGGGGACGGATGCACCTTTATGCATGGAACCGAGATATCCACGGCGGTTAACTACGGGGCTAATGTCATTTTTATCATATTCAATAATGGCAAGATCGATATGGTGGATACAGGAATGTCTATGAACTTAGGGAAAGCTGTGGGAACGGTGTACTCCACGATGCTGGATGCGCAGAAGTTCGGGGAATCCATGGGCGCTCTTGCATTCAAATGCTACACCGCACAGGAGCTGGCAGACTCGATAGAGAAGGCTAAACTTGCAAATACAACGGTTGTTATCGAAGCTATGATTGATCCATTCGAAATTCCGCCAACCACCAAGAGGGGATAA
- a CDS encoding alpha/beta hydrolase — MRERLIEVDGIQLCTDSFGDPVHPAILLIMGAQSSMIWWEEEFCQRLADTGRYVIRYDNRDVGRSTTYEPGQPGYTFEDMADDAVSVLDAYQVEQSHILGMSMGGMLTQMIALRHPERVLSITLLATSNFAPHLPPMEGKVMDFFSTLGDIDWTNHQSVVKFAIERSKVLVGSKHPFNEKKIGMLAGEEFARSNNMASMNNHALVTGGESYLGRTSEIKVPALIIHGTEDPIIPYAHGQHLANEIPGAVLLTLEGSGHELHEDDWDIIIESISKHTSVQ; from the coding sequence ATGAGGGAACGATTAATAGAAGTCGATGGAATTCAATTATGTACAGACAGTTTTGGCGATCCTGTGCATCCGGCCATTTTGCTGATTATGGGTGCTCAATCCTCAATGATTTGGTGGGAAGAAGAGTTTTGCCAACGGTTGGCGGATACAGGGCGTTATGTCATACGTTACGATAACCGCGACGTGGGACGTTCAACAACCTACGAACCTGGTCAGCCCGGCTATACCTTCGAGGATATGGCAGATGACGCCGTTAGTGTATTGGATGCCTATCAAGTTGAGCAATCGCATATCTTAGGCATGTCCATGGGCGGTATGCTGACTCAAATGATAGCTCTGCGGCATCCGGAGAGAGTTCTGAGCATTACCCTGCTAGCAACGTCCAATTTTGCTCCACATCTCCCTCCGATGGAAGGGAAGGTTATGGATTTTTTCTCGACTCTGGGGGATATCGATTGGACGAATCATCAATCGGTAGTCAAATTTGCGATAGAGCGATCCAAAGTGCTGGTGGGTTCCAAGCATCCTTTTAATGAGAAGAAGATAGGCATGTTGGCTGGAGAAGAGTTCGCAAGAAGTAACAATATGGCCAGCATGAACAATCACGCCTTGGTGACGGGGGGAGAGTCCTATCTGGGCAGGACGAGTGAAATCAAGGTTCCCGCCTTGATTATACACGGTACAGAAGACCCCATTATCCCTTATGCACATGGACAGCATCTTGCCAACGAAATTCCGGGTGCGGTATTACTGACATTGGAAGGCTCAGGACATGAGCTTCATGAGGATGACTGGGACATCATTATCGAGTCTATATCGAAGCATACTTCTGTTCAGTAG
- a CDS encoding YafY family protein has product MSKAKRLMELIITVNRKRRFTVKELADEFHVSTRTILRDLQELSELGVPLYSEVGPHGGYRILQERLLPPIAFTEREAAAVFFAVQALRHYSSLPFEMETSAVLNKFYSYMPEDVRGRIDQMRDRVDFITPVRQAQSPYLSVLLDAAIGQVVLLVEYATRQQRGQREIQPIGIYTREGLWYCLAYCYLRKSFRVFRCDRFESAVPSDSPPLDLHEVHLGNKEELTRLEGDSVYLYAELSQEGVEACEADPCPVPGLHVRHDGTGCLEGYVAREDLSYFASYFVGLGKHAAVLQPPELRAGIRQLLSELMAQYTEEQS; this is encoded by the coding sequence ATGTCTAAGGCCAAACGGCTGATGGAATTAATTATTACGGTCAATCGCAAGCGCCGATTCACGGTCAAGGAGCTTGCCGATGAGTTCCATGTATCTACACGAACGATTCTGCGGGACTTGCAGGAGCTGAGCGAACTAGGCGTACCTCTGTATTCTGAAGTAGGGCCCCATGGTGGATACCGGATTTTGCAAGAACGGCTCTTGCCTCCCATCGCTTTTACGGAGCGGGAGGCAGCAGCGGTATTTTTCGCTGTGCAGGCGCTCCGTCATTATTCATCTCTACCGTTCGAAATGGAGACCTCGGCCGTGCTGAATAAATTCTATAGTTATATGCCGGAAGATGTGCGCGGCCGGATCGATCAGATGAGGGACAGGGTTGACTTCATTACGCCGGTCAGGCAAGCCCAGTCACCGTATTTGTCCGTATTGCTGGATGCAGCCATCGGGCAAGTTGTCTTGCTCGTGGAATATGCCACCAGGCAGCAGAGGGGGCAGCGGGAGATTCAACCGATTGGCATTTACACCCGTGAGGGGCTGTGGTACTGCTTGGCTTATTGCTATCTTCGCAAGTCTTTTCGGGTATTCCGCTGTGATCGGTTCGAATCCGCGGTTCCCTCGGATTCCCCACCCCTCGACTTGCACGAGGTTCACCTGGGAAATAAGGAGGAGCTGACCCGCCTTGAAGGTGACAGTGTATACCTGTATGCGGAGCTGTCCCAAGAAGGCGTGGAAGCATGTGAAGCGGACCCATGTCCGGTTCCGGGGCTTCATGTCCGCCATGACGGAACGGGATGTCTCGAAGGATACGTGGCGAGAGAGGACCTCTCGTATTTCGCTTCTTATTTTGTGGGCCTTGGCAAGCATGCAGCGGTGCTGCAGCCGCCGGAGCTGCGTGCAGGAATCAGGCAGCTGCTCTCTGAACTGATGGCTCAATACACGGAAGAGCAATCTTAA
- a CDS encoding IS3 family transposase, with protein sequence MLGNLDAGGKEERFKLIEKAATLGKIADLCQLFGVSKSGYYAYLKRKGNDRDAEAKQQIRKVYKRYEGKYGYRQLQLFLWKDDGIWMNHKKVLRLMQKLGIQASIRRKRRVSPAYQTGERVAENLLKRDFTAEKPNQKWVTDVTQYRVGERWLYLSAIKDLFNNEIVAYQLSERNDNELVLQTFAKAFAKQKDVTGLVVHSDQGFQYTSHAYHDMLPKVGAQISMSRRGNCLDNASMESFFSHLKTEGLYPYDIRKMAEAQRRIEKYIRFYNRRRPQRKLDKLTPVDYRRQFAA encoded by the coding sequence GTGCTTGGAAATCTGGATGCAGGAGGCAAGGAAGAACGCTTTAAGCTCATCGAGAAAGCGGCAACTCTAGGGAAAATTGCAGACTTATGCCAACTCTTTGGCGTCTCCAAAAGCGGTTACTATGCCTATTTGAAGCGAAAGGGAAACGACCGCGACGCCGAAGCCAAACAACAAATCCGTAAAGTCTACAAGCGTTACGAAGGAAAATACGGGTACCGCCAGCTCCAATTGTTCTTGTGGAAGGATGACGGCATTTGGATGAACCACAAGAAGGTATTGCGTCTTATGCAAAAACTCGGCATTCAGGCCAGTATTCGCCGTAAACGCCGGGTAAGCCCTGCGTACCAAACTGGGGAACGAGTAGCAGAGAACTTACTGAAGCGAGACTTTACAGCGGAAAAACCAAACCAGAAATGGGTGACGGATGTGACCCAATACCGTGTAGGTGAACGCTGGCTGTATCTTTCAGCAATAAAAGATCTGTTCAACAACGAAATTGTTGCCTACCAGCTGAGCGAACGTAACGACAATGAGTTGGTTCTACAGACGTTTGCCAAAGCATTTGCCAAGCAAAAAGACGTGACCGGATTGGTCGTTCACAGCGACCAGGGATTCCAGTACACGTCTCATGCTTACCACGACATGCTGCCAAAGGTTGGCGCCCAAATCAGCATGTCACGCCGGGGCAATTGTCTAGACAACGCCTCTATGGAGAGCTTCTTCTCGCATCTCAAAACGGAAGGACTCTATCCTTATGATATCCGAAAAATGGCTGAGGCACAAAGAAGAATCGAGAAATACATACGATTTTACAACCGAAGACGACCACAGCGTAAATTAGATAAACTGACGCCGGTAGACTACCGACGCCAGTTTGCAGCCTAG
- a CDS encoding carboxymuconolactone decarboxylase family protein — protein MSRNQDHYNKGIEVLNEMVGAQGLSAIEAFQKFYPDFADFLVSFGFGEIYSREALNFQQRELITLTALITQGAFEQLGFHLNAALNVGMSPKQIVELVIHCAAYVGFPKACSAMGQVMLVFEQRGITEIK, from the coding sequence ATGAGTAGAAATCAAGACCATTATAACAAGGGAATAGAAGTTCTGAATGAAATGGTAGGCGCACAAGGGTTAAGTGCCATAGAAGCATTCCAGAAGTTTTATCCTGACTTTGCGGATTTTCTCGTCTCATTTGGCTTCGGGGAGATCTACTCCAGAGAAGCACTGAATTTCCAACAAAGAGAATTGATCACGCTGACCGCGTTAATTACACAGGGTGCTTTTGAGCAATTAGGCTTTCATCTTAATGCAGCCCTCAATGTGGGCATGAGCCCTAAACAAATTGTGGAGCTCGTTATCCACTGTGCGGCTTATGTTGGCTTTCCAAAAGCATGCAGTGCTATGGGACAAGTTATGCTTGTATTCGAGCAAAGAGGTATTACCGAGATTAAATGA
- a CDS encoding EAL domain-containing protein, translated as MDPNEIRRPKRSMSDQELRDKRSTYSEILSVVDFFSKKILDSLSGTPVLIVISDENGYLLHMVGDATIRATVEQLGIQVGAQFTQEDMGTNVVSLSLQQSHPIQLVGSDHYHTVLHGSACYGVAFHYTDNNDLLGSICIMTATELHNPFFLTMLSTVVDSIERELLLRKQNRKLNMLNQIMINKNRNGIIITNAEGTITSVNDFVVDSFRILKDTNIVERSTQQSGCLVSCHMSQVITDKVSFDNVQMILSTVDDREVVCLFDAQPLYDETNNFIGAYSQLRDITERYLSEERNNYLAYHDELTSLLNRRSLRETLHGYISESLTSGEPIDLVLMFLDLDNFKTINDAFGHSNGDIILKQVAERLTHYLGESSNVFRMGGDEFIFLFHGLNEQQRVTQTGKEIIDLFSTPFTINGSKFHVTASMGIAIYPNDGTDAESFMIYADNAMYRSKSKGRNNYTLFDANMKSNSSEKERLSLELALREALEAEQFIVYYQPQVDFTTRKIIGLEALLRWNSPEHGIVAPDKFIPILEETGLISQVGEWVLREVCYQSKRWVDKGFPKFKMAVNLSSKQFMNDNLVEVISNTLKETGMDPNYLELEITETMTMDVERAITVLGQLNTLGVRISIDDFGTGYSSLNYLKKFPIHTLKIDKSFVRDIMLDQNDLNIVSTIISMAHNLNLDVVAEGVETEDQLHFLQMKNCDTVQGYYFSKPLSVDDFEKSFYQLNDDIKIKSSHGTVANNEEGF; from the coding sequence ATGGATCCCAATGAAATCAGAAGACCTAAACGCTCGATGTCAGACCAGGAATTACGGGACAAAAGAAGCACGTACAGTGAAATTTTATCCGTTGTTGATTTCTTCTCAAAGAAAATTCTGGACTCGCTTAGCGGAACCCCGGTGCTGATTGTCATATCAGATGAGAACGGGTATCTGCTGCACATGGTTGGCGATGCCACTATAAGAGCTACAGTTGAACAGTTAGGTATACAGGTAGGGGCACAATTTACTCAAGAGGACATGGGCACGAATGTCGTAAGTTTATCTCTTCAACAAAGCCATCCGATTCAGCTCGTAGGATCCGATCATTACCATACCGTTCTACATGGATCAGCATGCTACGGAGTGGCCTTTCATTATACAGATAACAACGATCTACTCGGAAGTATATGTATTATGACTGCAACTGAACTGCATAATCCCTTTTTCTTAACTATGTTGTCTACAGTAGTTGACTCTATTGAGAGAGAGCTTCTGCTTAGAAAACAGAATAGAAAATTAAATATGCTGAATCAGATTATGATTAATAAAAATAGAAATGGCATTATTATCACCAATGCTGAGGGAACCATCACTTCAGTGAATGATTTCGTCGTCGACTCGTTCCGTATCCTCAAGGATACCAACATCGTGGAGAGAAGTACCCAGCAATCAGGATGTCTGGTTAGCTGCCACATGAGTCAAGTCATTACTGATAAAGTCAGCTTTGATAATGTGCAAATGATATTAAGCACCGTAGATGACCGGGAAGTCGTGTGTTTGTTCGACGCCCAACCTCTCTATGATGAGACAAATAACTTCATCGGAGCCTATTCCCAGCTCAGGGATATCACGGAACGTTATTTGAGCGAAGAACGGAACAATTATCTGGCCTACCACGATGAATTAACATCTTTACTCAATAGACGCTCACTTCGCGAAACCCTGCATGGGTACATTTCCGAATCCCTAACTTCGGGTGAGCCTATTGATTTGGTGCTCATGTTCCTGGACCTGGACAATTTCAAGACCATTAATGATGCTTTTGGACATTCCAACGGGGATATTATACTCAAACAAGTTGCAGAGAGACTAACCCATTACCTGGGGGAGAGCAGCAACGTATTCAGAATGGGCGGGGATGAATTTATATTCTTGTTCCACGGTCTGAATGAACAGCAGCGGGTAACTCAGACAGGGAAGGAGATCATTGATCTATTCAGTACTCCCTTTACCATCAATGGTTCCAAATTTCATGTAACCGCAAGTATGGGCATAGCTATCTATCCTAATGACGGGACGGACGCTGAATCGTTCATGATCTACGCGGATAACGCTATGTATAGGTCGAAATCCAAGGGAAGAAACAATTATACCCTCTTCGATGCCAACATGAAGTCCAATTCCAGCGAAAAAGAAAGGCTGTCCCTGGAGCTTGCATTAAGGGAGGCTCTCGAAGCCGAGCAATTCATCGTGTACTATCAGCCGCAAGTGGACTTCACGACCAGAAAGATTATTGGGCTCGAGGCCCTTCTGAGATGGAATAGTCCGGAACATGGCATTGTAGCTCCTGATAAATTCATTCCTATTCTGGAGGAGACCGGGCTAATCTCTCAAGTTGGCGAATGGGTATTGCGAGAGGTCTGCTATCAGAGCAAGCGTTGGGTTGATAAGGGATTCCCCAAATTCAAGATGGCGGTCAATCTTTCTTCCAAGCAATTTATGAATGACAACCTGGTAGAAGTCATTTCCAATACCTTAAAGGAGACGGGAATGGACCCTAACTACCTGGAGCTGGAAATTACAGAGACGATGACCATGGATGTGGAACGCGCGATCACCGTATTAGGACAGTTGAACACCTTAGGAGTACGGATTAGCATTGATGACTTCGGAACAGGCTACAGCTCGCTGAACTATTTGAAGAAGTTCCCTATTCATACTTTGAAGATAGATAAATCTTTTGTCAGAGATATTATGTTAGATCAGAATGATCTGAATATTGTGAGCACCATTATATCAATGGCCCACAATTTAAATCTAGATGTGGTCGCAGAGGGCGTAGAAACAGAAGATCAACTCCATTTTTTACAAATGAAGAATTGCGATACTGTTCAAGGATATTACTTTAGTAAGCCTCTCTCTGTTGATGATTTTGAAAAATCGTTCTATCAACTAAATGACGATATAAAAATCAAATCCTCACACGGAACGGTGGCTAATAATGAAGAAGGTTTCTGA
- a CDS encoding transposase, with protein MAIKGQKLKQYSEELKLEAIRLHVEEKWTYREINEHLGIQDKDRMKRWMRKYRELGEYGLLDQRGRRKEYIDQDRYVQKLKRENDMLKKCLEIWMQEARKNALSSSRKRQL; from the coding sequence ATGGCGATTAAAGGACAGAAACTCAAACAGTATTCGGAAGAATTAAAGTTAGAGGCGATTCGGCTTCACGTTGAGGAGAAATGGACATATCGGGAAATCAACGAACATCTGGGCATTCAGGACAAAGATCGAATGAAGCGGTGGATGCGAAAATACCGGGAACTAGGTGAGTATGGCCTGTTAGATCAGCGGGGAAGGCGGAAAGAATATATCGATCAAGACCGGTATGTCCAAAAGCTCAAGCGGGAGAATGACATGTTAAAAAAGTGCTTGGAAATCTGGATGCAGGAGGCAAGGAAGAACGCTTTAAGCTCATCGAGAAAGCGGCAACTCTAG